A genomic segment from Candidatus Brocadia sinica JPN1 encodes:
- a CDS encoding ISL3 family transposase, producing the protein MRLDTITELLRIPGFKVTHMISSTESSIEFLLEQEEERASVCSGCGKVHNTAVHSVGRITVEDLPMSGRRVYLHVPKRKSMCLEDGSIRVEEHEWIRGRFTRRFVEQVYRLTSITTNKEAGWFLGIDDETVYRIDKEMLEELSLERIEKVKAPRHMSVDEVAWQKWHKYVTNVVDVEKRKVIWNHDGRGKTTLDKFYRKIGKEGCKRIKAVASDGAKGFLTSTKEHLKNALIVLDHFHVKKYLNEAVDAVRKEELRKARQQNQEDLSRILHCNKRFILMQNKVTNKQKDILDKLSTLNEKVYKAMLLKEQFLSLYVASNRRVAYANLRAWIGTAIRSGIASFVELGYKFFRKRHYVLNYFVCKITSAISEGINNKIKRLKRMAYGYRDVKYFLLKIHQHCGLLDPKLST; encoded by the coding sequence ATGCGGTTAGATACTATCACAGAATTATTACGAATTCCAGGATTTAAAGTAACGCATATGATATCCAGCACGGAAAGCAGTATAGAGTTTTTATTGGAGCAAGAGGAAGAAAGAGCGAGTGTATGTTCAGGTTGCGGTAAAGTGCACAATACGGCAGTGCATAGTGTGGGAAGAATAACAGTAGAAGACCTACCGATGAGTGGTAGGAGGGTATATTTGCACGTACCGAAGAGGAAATCGATGTGCCTTGAAGATGGGAGTATTCGGGTAGAGGAGCACGAGTGGATAAGGGGGAGATTTACGAGGCGTTTTGTGGAACAGGTGTATCGACTGACCTCAATAACGACAAATAAGGAAGCAGGATGGTTTCTTGGAATAGACGATGAGACGGTGTACCGGATAGATAAGGAGATGTTAGAGGAGTTATCACTGGAGAGAATTGAGAAAGTGAAGGCGCCGCGTCATATGAGTGTGGATGAGGTTGCATGGCAGAAGTGGCACAAGTATGTTACCAATGTTGTTGATGTGGAAAAGCGCAAGGTGATTTGGAATCACGATGGACGGGGCAAGACAACGCTGGATAAATTTTATCGTAAGATAGGCAAGGAAGGTTGTAAGAGGATAAAGGCAGTGGCAAGTGATGGAGCAAAGGGTTTTCTTACGTCTACGAAAGAGCATTTGAAGAATGCCTTGATAGTATTGGATCATTTTCATGTAAAGAAGTATCTCAATGAGGCAGTAGATGCGGTAAGGAAGGAAGAACTCAGAAAAGCCAGGCAACAAAACCAGGAAGACTTGAGTCGAATTCTTCATTGCAACAAGAGGTTTATATTGATGCAAAATAAGGTTACAAATAAGCAGAAGGACATTTTAGATAAACTCTCAACGCTCAATGAGAAGGTATATAAGGCAATGCTTTTAAAGGAGCAGTTTCTTTCTCTTTATGTAGCAAGTAATCGAAGGGTAGCATATGCAAATCTGAGGGCGTGGATAGGGACAGCAATAAGGTCTGGGATAGCATCATTTGTAGAGCTAGGATACAAATTTTTCCGGAAGAGGCATTATGTTCTGAACTATTTTGTTTGCAAAATAACGTCCGCTATATCAGAAGGAATCAATAACAAAATAAAGAGGTTAAAGCGCATGGCATACGGTTATCGAGACGTCAAATACTTCTTACTCAAGATTCATCAACATTGCGGACTTCTTGACCCTAAGCTTTCAACTTAA
- the thiL gene encoding thiamine-phosphate kinase — protein sequence MGEFSFIEWIRKRQKRRKDVMLGIGDDCAVINVASDKLTLITTDMLVDGTHFDLKKCTVRDAGRKAIACNISDIAAMGCQPTIAVISICFPQHTTEKFARELYKGIWDVADKYNIEIVGGDIISGSSPFCISVTMLGRDDGLKPIRRSGAKAGDKILVTGALGGSILGKHLSFEPRLKEALALNKNFTIHAMIDISDGLTADLNHILEESGVGAILYEDHIPVSHAAVELSRKTGHTPLYHALSDGEDYELLMTLSKAQAKRVLSSGLLADVKVSCIGEIVTPXLRGIQMKSSSGNIRRIKPRGYEHLKS from the coding sequence ATGGGTGAATTTTCATTTATAGAATGGATTCGTAAGCGGCAGAAACGGCGTAAAGATGTAATGCTGGGTATAGGGGATGATTGTGCGGTTATAAACGTTGCTTCTGATAAATTAACCCTGATTACAACGGACATGCTGGTGGATGGCACACATTTTGATTTGAAAAAATGTACCGTCAGAGATGCTGGCAGGAAGGCAATTGCCTGTAATATCAGTGACATAGCTGCAATGGGGTGTCAACCAACGATTGCCGTGATCTCAATTTGTTTCCCTCAGCATACCACCGAAAAATTTGCGAGGGAACTCTATAAAGGTATATGGGATGTTGCAGATAAGTATAATATCGAAATCGTAGGAGGTGATATCATTAGCGGCAGCAGCCCCTTCTGTATCAGCGTTACCATGTTGGGGAGGGATGATGGATTAAAACCCATCAGGCGTTCGGGTGCAAAGGCAGGAGACAAGATACTGGTAACGGGGGCACTCGGAGGATCGATTCTTGGTAAGCATCTTTCTTTCGAACCTCGACTGAAAGAGGCGCTTGCTTTGAATAAGAACTTTACGATACATGCCATGATTGATATCAGTGACGGATTGACGGCAGATTTAAATCACATCCTGGAAGAGAGTGGCGTTGGCGCCATTTTATACGAAGATCATATTCCTGTCTCTCATGCAGCAGTGGAATTATCAAGAAAAACTGGGCATACACCACTGTATCATGCTTTATCAGACGGTGAAGATTATGAATTGTTGATGACGTTATCGAAGGCGCAGGCAAAAAGGGTCTTATCATCCGGTTTGCTTGCCGATGTAAAGGTAAGTTGCATTGGAGAAATTGTGACACCASGACTACGCGGCATTCAGATGAAATCTTCCAGTGGCAATATCCGCCGTATAAAGCCACGTGGGTACGAACATCTGAAATCATAG
- the hemB gene encoding porphobilinogen synthase: MGFPKQRLRRLRQNENIRRLVRETHLSVDDLIMPLFVRPGKGIKQPIPSMPGNYQMSIDKIIEEVKELEGLGIPGIILFGIPDKKDEMGSDAYADEGIIQQAIIAIKKVAKNILVITDVCMCEYTDHGHCGFVRRDDKTGQFDVDNDMTLELLAKESVSHAKAGADIVAPSDMMDGRVGVIRDALDEEGFNHVPIMAYSAKYASGFYGPFREAAESTPGFGDRTSYQMDTHNAIEALREVSLDIEEGADIVMVKPALAYLDIIRIIKDNFDYPVAAYNVSGEFSVVKAAAEKGWIDEKRVALEILTGIKRAGADMILTYWAKDAARWLKK; the protein is encoded by the coding sequence ATGGGCTTTCCAAAACAGCGGCTACGCCGATTGCGTCAAAATGAAAATATCAGAAGGTTAGTGAGAGAAACGCATCTTTCTGTAGATGACCTGATTATGCCCCTCTTTGTCCGACCAGGAAAAGGCATTAAACAACCGATACCCTCCATGCCGGGAAATTACCAGATGTCCATTGACAAGATTATTGAAGAAGTAAAGGAATTGGAAGGGCTGGGAATCCCTGGCATCATCCTCTTTGGAATACCCGACAAAAAGGACGAGATGGGTTCCGATGCCTATGCTGATGAAGGCATAATTCAACAGGCCATCATCGCCATTAAAAAAGTGGCAAAAAACATCCTCGTAATTACAGACGTCTGCATGTGTGAGTATACCGACCACGGACATTGTGGATTTGTAAGAAGAGACGACAAGACAGGCCAATTCGACGTGGATAATGACATGACCTTAGAACTCCTGGCAAAAGAGTCCGTTTCTCATGCAAAGGCAGGCGCTGACATCGTAGCGCCGAGTGATATGATGGATGGCCGCGTCGGGGTAATTCGGGATGCGCTTGACGAAGAAGGATTTAATCATGTCCCCATCATGGCATATTCCGCCAAATATGCTTCTGGGTTTTACGGCCCCTTCCGTGAGGCCGCTGAGTCCACGCCAGGATTTGGAGATCGCACTTCTTATCAAATGGATACCCACAATGCTATCGAGGCATTACGTGAGGTTTCATTAGATATAGAAGAGGGCGCCGACATCGTAATGGTAAAGCCGGCGTTGGCCTATCTCGACATCATCCGGATCATAAAGGACAATTTCGATTATCCTGTTGCAGCCTATAACGTTAGCGGTGAATTTTCTGTCGTGAAGGCAGCGGCAGAAAAGGGTTGGATTGATGAAAAACGTGTTGCCCTGGAAATTTTGACAGGTATCAAACGTGCCGGCGCTGACATGATCCTCACGTATTGGGCAAAGGATGCCGCACGATGGCTTAAAAAATAA
- a CDS encoding sigma-54-dependent Fis family transcriptional regulator has protein sequence MNIEFFQSIALSVANERSVDVVFCNIVNGLADDPNVVLARIWIIGPGDLCNVCPWLKNCPDQTKCLHLVASNGLSLHSKQRYTWLKGHYKRFPLYTEEPDNITATGKIGYIGGTGKAILRNDIIENPNWLLDTEWAKREKIASFAGQPLVFRDEILGVLALFSRKVLDQSHLIMLRTFAYNAASAIANARAFEEIEQLRRQLELENEYLRDKVRDVATFGNIVGQSPALQKTLQQIELVAPTDATVLIHGESGTGKELIALAIHQRSRRKNHPLIKVNCASIPRELFESEFFGHVKGAFTGALRDRTGRFQLADGGTLFLDEVGDIPLELQSKLLRVLQEGEYERIGEERTRRVNVRVIAATNRDLKKEMEAKRFRQDLYFRLSAFPLEIVPLRNRKEDIPLLAKEFLKQICQSMGLKELPLKEKHILQLWNYDWPGNIRELRNVIERAVIVSKGRELRIDLPETSTEKALPIVPYYVKGVERSGEILTYEDLKKLEKENILAALHQTNWKVSGPGGAAELLGMKPTTLASQMKAFGIQKRS, from the coding sequence ATGAATATCGAATTCTTTCAATCCATCGCCCTGTCAGTAGCCAATGAACGGTCAGTGGATGTTGTTTTTTGTAATATCGTGAATGGGTTGGCTGACGATCCTAATGTTGTTCTTGCCAGAATCTGGATCATAGGACCTGGCGACCTATGCAATGTCTGCCCCTGGTTAAAAAATTGTCCTGATCAGACGAAATGCTTACATCTGGTGGCAAGCAATGGTCTATCGCTTCACAGTAAACAACGCTACACCTGGCTTAAAGGTCATTATAAACGCTTCCCTCTTTATACTGAAGAACCGGACAACATCACTGCCACAGGGAAAATAGGTTATATTGGAGGGACCGGTAAGGCTATTTTACGCAACGATATCATCGAAAATCCCAACTGGTTGCTGGATACTGAATGGGCAAAACGGGAAAAGATAGCCAGTTTCGCCGGCCAACCATTAGTGTTTCGGGATGAGATTCTTGGCGTGCTCGCTCTTTTCAGCAGAAAAGTACTGGATCAATCACACCTGATCATGCTTCGAACCTTTGCTTACAACGCTGCATCAGCTATTGCCAATGCCAGGGCATTTGAGGAAATCGAACAATTACGCCGCCAGTTGGAACTAGAAAATGAATATCTTCGCGACAAAGTCCGGGATGTGGCTACCTTTGGAAACATTGTAGGACAGAGTCCGGCATTGCAAAAGACCCTTCAGCAAATAGAGCTGGTAGCGCCTACAGACGCAACGGTTCTTATTCATGGAGAGTCTGGAACGGGAAAAGAACTGATCGCCCTGGCAATTCATCAACGAAGCAGAAGAAAAAATCACCCTCTCATTAAAGTCAACTGTGCTTCCATCCCACGTGAACTCTTTGAGAGCGAGTTTTTTGGACACGTAAAAGGAGCATTTACGGGAGCGCTTAGGGATCGGACAGGGAGATTTCAGCTTGCAGACGGGGGGACTCTTTTTCTTGATGAGGTGGGAGATATACCCCTGGAACTACAAAGCAAGTTACTGCGCGTGCTTCAGGAAGGCGAATATGAAAGGATTGGAGAGGAAAGGACCCGCCGGGTAAATGTGAGGGTAATTGCCGCTACCAATCGGGATCTGAAAAAGGAGATGGAAGCAAAACGGTTTCGGCAGGACCTTTACTTTCGATTAAGCGCTTTTCCCCTGGAAATTGTTCCTCTCCGAAACAGGAAGGAAGACATACCTCTTTTAGCAAAAGAATTTTTAAAACAGATTTGTCAGAGCATGGGATTAAAAGAATTGCCTTTGAAGGAAAAGCACATTCTTCAACTCTGGAACTATGACTGGCCTGGAAATATACGAGAACTGCGAAATGTGATTGAGCGCGCAGTAATTGTATCGAAAGGAAGGGAGTTGCGGATAGATTTGCCGGAAACGTCTACCGAAAAGGCCTTACCGATTGTGCCTTATTACGTCAAGGGCGTAGAACGATCCGGAGAAATCCTAACGTATGAGGATTTAAAAAAGCTGGAAAAAGAAAATATTCTGGCTGCACTCCACCAAACAAACTGGAAGGTGTCCGGCCCTGGTGGAGCAGCAGAACTTCTCGGCATGAAACCTACCACCCTTGCATCTCAAATGAAGGCCTTTGGAATTCAGAAACGATCTTAG
- the tsaE gene encoding tRNA (adenosine(37)-N6)-threonylcarbamoyltransferase complex ATPase subunit type 1 TsaE, protein MKKKELIVKSVSVEETVRFGKKLGMLLSPGDVIALEGELGAGKTTLVKGIVQGLGITDRRVVKSPTFSLVHKYKGRISVYHFDAYRLEDTQEMLDIGSDEMIYGNGVAIVEWADKVSGCLPREYLKITLTAVSESERKMEICGYGSRYDKIINNLL, encoded by the coding sequence ATGAAAAAAAAAGAATTGATTGTGAAAAGTGTGAGTGTGGAGGAAACAGTGAGGTTTGGCAAAAAGCTCGGTATGCTATTATCACCAGGGGACGTTATTGCCCTGGAAGGTGAACTTGGCGCCGGAAAGACTACCCTGGTAAAAGGTATTGTTCAGGGACTGGGCATTACAGACAGGAGAGTGGTGAAAAGTCCTACGTTTTCATTAGTGCATAAATATAAAGGGCGTATTTCGGTTTATCATTTCGATGCATACAGGCTGGAAGATACGCAGGAGATGCTGGACATTGGGAGTGATGAAATGATCTATGGAAATGGTGTGGCTATTGTGGAATGGGCGGATAAAGTGTCCGGATGTTTACCCAGAGAGTATCTGAAAATAACGTTAACAGCCGTTTCCGAAAGTGAAAGGAAAATGGAGATATGTGGCTACGGAAGCCGTTATGATAAAATAATAAACAATTTATTATAG
- a CDS encoding ISL3 family transposase, whose amino-acid sequence MRLDTITELLRIPGFKVTHMISSTESSIEFLLEQEEERASVCSGCGKVHNTAVHSVGRITVEDLPMSGRRVYLHVPKRKSMCLEDGSIRVEEHEWIRGRFTRRFVEQVYRLTSITTNKEAGWFLGIDDETVYRIDKEMLEELSLERIEKVKAPRHMSVDEVAWQKWHKYVTNVVDVEKRKVIWNHDGRGKTTLDKFYRKIGKEGCKRIKAVASDGAKGFLTSTKEHLKNALIVLDHFHVKKYLNEAVDAVRKEELRKARQQNQEDLSRILHCNKRFILMQNKVTNKQKDILDKLSTLNEKVYKAMLLKEQFLSLYVASNRRVAYANLRAWIGTAIRSGIASFVELGYKFFRKRHYVLNYFVCKITSAISEGINNKIKRFKRMAYGYRDVKYFLLKIHQHCGLLDPKLST is encoded by the coding sequence ATGCGGTTAGATACTATCACAGAATTATTACGAATTCCAGGATTTAAAGTAACGCATATGATATCCAGCACGGAAAGCAGTATAGAGTTTTTATTGGAGCAAGAGGAAGAAAGAGCGAGTGTATGTTCAGGTTGCGGTAAAGTGCACAATACGGCAGTGCATAGTGTGGGAAGAATAACAGTAGAAGACCTACCGATGAGTGGTAGGAGGGTATATTTGCACGTACCGAAGAGGAAATCGATGTGCCTTGAAGATGGGAGTATTCGGGTAGAGGAGCACGAGTGGATAAGGGGGAGATTTACGAGGCGTTTTGTGGAACAGGTGTATCGACTGACCTCAATAACGACAAATAAGGAAGCAGGATGGTTTCTTGGAATAGACGATGAGACGGTGTACCGGATAGATAAGGAGATGTTAGAGGAGTTATCACTGGAGAGAATTGAGAAAGTGAAGGCGCCGCGTCATATGAGTGTGGATGAGGTTGCATGGCAGAAGTGGCACAAGTATGTTACCAATGTTGTTGATGTGGAAAAGCGCAAGGTGATTTGGAATCACGATGGACGGGGCAAGACAACGCTGGATAAATTTTATCGTAAGATAGGCAAGGAAGGTTGTAAGAGGATAAAGGCAGTGGCAAGCGATGGAGCAAAGGGTTTTCTTACGTCTACGAAAGAGCATTTGAAGAATGCCTTGATAGTATTGGATCATTTTCATGTAAAGAAGTATCTCAATGAGGCAGTAGATGCGGTAAGGAAGGAAGAACTCAGAAAAGCCAGGCAACAAAACCAGGAAGACTTGAGTCGAATTCTTCATTGCAACAAGAGGTTTATATTGATGCAAAATAAGGTTACAAATAAGCAGAAGGACATTTTAGATAAACTCTCAACGCTCAATGAGAAGGTATATAAGGCAATGCTTTTAAAGGAGCAGTTTCTTTCTCTTTATGTAGCAAGTAATCGAAGGGTAGCATATGCAAATCTGAGGGCGTGGATAGGGACAGCAATAAGGTCTGGGATAGCATCATTTGTAGAGCTAGGATACAAATTTTTCCGGAAGAGGCATTATGTTCTGAACTATTTTGTTTGCAAAATAACGTCCGCTATATCAGAAGGAATCAATAACAAAATAAAGAGGTTCAAGCGCATGGCATACGGTTATCGAGACGTCAAATACTTCTTACTCAAGATTCATCAACATTGCGGACTTCTTGACCCTAAGCTTTCAACTTAA
- a CDS encoding putative metal-binding motif-containing protein — protein MRKFILYANIMVLLFFLATDLMADVVTVFEHTYVRETGSPKARTNTFSGIKGPATIRVTNGGLEGADNKKVSNADIVLNGETIIDSSNFHQNVEIVDVEKTLDGRINTIEVTVKGKPGGALTVQVLAEDGDVDFDGDGFTRVDGDCDDNNSSVNPGATEIKKNGIDDDCNALTPDDDTGVNLPPDPGEEGKKTLLGIDTDGDGVRDDIQRYIYFTYPDDKKLRLGLTYYAIEFQGVLKDANDREASYDHATKMHRNVECLFYLKDEEAIDICNALRAKILNTRERSMAYITYSDNLGGRVISGAPLKEWKGSCSFDVDDTGGDQ, from the coding sequence ATGAGAAAGTTTATTTTGTACGCGAATATCATGGTTCTTCTTTTTTTTCTGGCAACAGACCTGATGGCAGATGTAGTTACGGTTTTTGAACACACCTATGTGCGCGAGACCGGATCACCCAAAGCGCGGACAAACACATTCTCCGGCATTAAAGGTCCCGCTACTATACGGGTGACCAATGGCGGTCTTGAGGGAGCAGACAACAAGAAGGTAAGCAATGCAGATATTGTATTAAATGGAGAGACCATCATCGACTCATCCAATTTTCATCAAAATGTAGAAATAGTAGACGTAGAGAAGACCCTTGACGGCAGAATAAATACGATTGAAGTTACCGTAAAAGGCAAACCGGGAGGGGCATTAACCGTCCAGGTACTTGCAGAAGATGGGGATGTCGACTTTGACGGCGATGGTTTTACGAGAGTCGATGGGGATTGTGATGATAACAACTCCTCCGTAAATCCGGGAGCTACAGAGATCAAGAAGAACGGCATTGATGATGACTGTAACGCATTGACACCGGATGATGATACAGGAGTAAACCTCCCGCCCGATCCCGGTGAGGAAGGAAAGAAAACACTGCTTGGGATAGATACGGATGGCGATGGGGTACGTGATGACATTCAAAGGTACATATACTTTACCTACCCCGATGACAAGAAACTTCGATTAGGTCTTACATATTATGCTATTGAGTTCCAGGGCGTGCTCAAAGATGCTAACGACCGAGAGGCTTCCTACGATCATGCAACAAAGATGCATCGCAATGTTGAATGTCTTTTTTACCTTAAAGATGAGGAAGCTATAGACATTTGTAATGCACTGCGCGCAAAAATACTGAATACCAGGGAACGGAGCATGGCATACATCACGTACAGTGACAATCTGGGCGGCAGAGTAATTTCAGGAGCTCCGCTGAAAGAATGGAAGGGCAGTTGTTCTTTTGATGTAGATGATACAGGAGGTGACCAATGA
- a CDS encoding transposase: protein MSEITGEIASILKEAENIDNQEDDRCKIDPGQEVLQKRLSDRTHLKSKIEEALEIMKEENREKINLTDTDANHMKSGGSKDIRPGYNCQAAVTESGIIVAGEAVTEANDRNQMKPVIEQTELNTQEKVKEVAADCGYGSYANYEYLEQREIDGYVPDSNFQQYKSGEYEKEENRYHYSNFKYDSASDSYVCPVLQRMREKLVSDHGKRKYFMRQYIIEPIFGHLKFNVGYRNFLLRGLEKVRAEFNLMCIGWNLKKMLKLGIKPATV, encoded by the coding sequence TTGTCAGAAATAACCGGAGAGATAGCCAGCATATTGAAGGAGGCGGAGAACATTGACAATCAGGAAGACGACCGCTGCAAAATAGATCCAGGGCAAGAGGTATTGCAAAAGAGGCTTTCAGACCGCACCCACCTGAAGAGTAAGATCGAAGAGGCATTAGAGATTATGAAGGAAGAGAACCGGGAGAAGATCAATCTCACCGACACGGACGCCAATCACATGAAATCAGGAGGGAGCAAAGACATTCGTCCTGGATACAATTGTCAGGCAGCAGTAACCGAATCAGGGATTATCGTAGCAGGGGAAGCAGTAACAGAGGCGAATGACCGGAACCAGATGAAACCGGTAATAGAGCAGACAGAGTTGAACACGCAGGAAAAAGTTAAAGAAGTAGCGGCAGATTGTGGATACGGGAGCTATGCAAATTATGAGTATTTAGAGCAAAGAGAAATAGATGGATATGTACCTGACAGTAATTTTCAGCAATACAAGTCAGGAGAATACGAAAAAGAGGAGAACCGGTATCACTACAGTAATTTTAAATATGATTCGGCAAGTGATAGTTATGTATGTCCGGTTTTACAAAGGATGAGAGAGAAGCTGGTGTCTGATCATGGGAAACGAAAATATTTTATGCGTCAATATATCATTGAACCAATCTTTGGGCATTTGAAATTTAATGTAGGATATCGAAACTTTCTCTTACGCGGTCTGGAAAAAGTACGCGCAGAGTTTAACCTGATGTGTATTGGTTGGAATTTAAAAAAGATGCTGAAACTGGGAATAAAACCCGCAACGGTATAA
- a CDS encoding IS3 family transposase, which translates to MERKQYNGEFKARVAIEAIKGEKTANELAGQYGVHPTQIAQWKKQVIEEIPRIFSLKKVQDARKEDELRASLYQQIGQLKVELDWLKKKLGSTVEERKRLIEPENEEISVSRQCELLGISRSVFYYKAIGESAYNLQLMNLIDEYYTGYPFYGVRRLTAWLRKEGHEVNPKRVKRLMRKMGLYAIYPKPWLSKGGEGHKKYPYLLRGLSIEYPDHVWCADITYIRLNQGYVYLMAIMDWYSRYVLSWETSITLDVGFCLEALDRAIRKGCPEIFNTDQGSQFTSNAFTGKLEGAGVKISMDGRGRVFDNIFIERLWRSIKYEEVYLKDYKTVREAVDGLRRYFDFYNNERLHQSLEYRAPATLYCSNKKARKGEMVNTLELTG; encoded by the coding sequence GTGGAGAGGAAGCAATATAATGGGGAATTTAAGGCGAGAGTAGCGATAGAAGCGATAAAGGGGGAGAAGACTGCAAACGAGCTAGCAGGGCAATATGGGGTACACCCAACGCAGATAGCACAGTGGAAGAAGCAGGTAATAGAAGAGATACCGAGGATATTTTCGCTGAAGAAGGTGCAAGATGCCAGAAAGGAGGATGAATTGCGTGCGTCGTTGTACCAGCAGATAGGGCAATTGAAGGTTGAACTGGATTGGCTGAAAAAAAAGTTGGGATCAACGGTTGAGGAAAGGAAGAGGTTAATAGAGCCAGAAAATGAGGAGATAAGTGTAAGTCGGCAGTGTGAGTTACTGGGGATATCCCGTTCAGTCTTTTATTATAAGGCGATTGGTGAGAGTGCATATAATCTTCAATTGATGAACCTGATAGATGAGTATTATACGGGGTATCCGTTTTATGGGGTAAGGCGGTTGACGGCATGGTTAAGAAAGGAAGGGCATGAGGTAAACCCTAAGAGGGTAAAACGGTTAATGAGGAAGATGGGATTATATGCGATCTATCCGAAGCCTTGGCTAAGTAAAGGAGGTGAAGGACACAAGAAATACCCATATTTACTCAGAGGATTGAGTATAGAGTATCCAGATCACGTGTGGTGTGCGGATATAACGTACATACGGCTCAATCAGGGGTATGTATATCTCATGGCAATAATGGACTGGTATAGTCGGTATGTGCTGTCGTGGGAGACATCAATAACCCTGGATGTGGGATTTTGTCTGGAAGCATTAGACAGGGCAATAAGGAAGGGATGCCCTGAGATATTTAACACGGACCAGGGATCGCAGTTTACGAGCAATGCGTTTACTGGGAAATTAGAGGGAGCCGGGGTAAAGATCAGCATGGATGGAAGGGGACGAGTGTTTGATAACATTTTTATAGAGCGTTTGTGGAGGTCGATAAAATACGAGGAGGTGTATTTAAAAGACTATAAGACGGTAAGAGAGGCAGTGGATGGTTTAAGGAGGTATTTTGATTTTTATAACAACGAGAGATTACATCAGTCGCTTGAATACAGAGCGCCAGCAACGCTGTATTGTAGTAACAAAAAGGCACGGAAAGGAGAGATGGTAAATACTCTTGAACTGACCGGGTAA